A genomic region of Kribbella sp. NBC_00382 contains the following coding sequences:
- the hutU gene encoding urocanate hydratase, whose translation MSGPRPVRAPRGTTLTAQGWPQEAALRMLQNNLDPEVAEHPDELVVYGGTGKAARNWNSFDAMVRTLTTLKNDETMLVQSGKPVGVMQTHEWAPRVLIANSNLVGDWANWEEFRKLEAMGLTMYGQMTAGSWIYIGTQGILQGTYETFAAVAAKKFGGTLAGTITLTAGLGGMGGAQPLAVTMNDGVAICIDVDGSRIDRRIEHRYLDVRAKDLSDALRLAEEAKKARRPLSIGLLGNAAVIVPELLELGAPIDIVTDQTSAHDPLMYLPVGVDFDDWTTAREKDPAGFTERAQASMARHVAAMVGFQDAGAEVFDYGNSIRDEARKAGYNRAFEFPGFVPAYIRPLFCEGKGPFRWAALSGNPKDIHKTDQAILDLFPENEHLTRWIKMAQERVAFQGLPARICWLGQGERDKAGVRFNDMVASGELEAPIVIGRDHLDTGSVASPYRETEGMLDGSDAIADWPLLNAMVNVASGASWVSIHHGGGVGMGRSIHAGQVSVADGTDLARQKLERVLSNDPAMGVIRHVDAGYERAEEVAAERGVRIPMRES comes from the coding sequence ATGTCCGGACCACGTCCTGTTCGCGCCCCCCGCGGCACCACCCTCACCGCCCAGGGCTGGCCGCAGGAGGCCGCGCTGCGGATGCTGCAGAACAACCTCGACCCGGAGGTGGCCGAGCACCCCGACGAGCTCGTCGTCTACGGCGGTACCGGCAAGGCCGCGCGGAACTGGAACTCCTTCGACGCGATGGTCAGAACGCTGACCACGTTGAAGAACGACGAGACGATGCTGGTCCAGTCGGGCAAGCCGGTCGGCGTGATGCAGACCCACGAGTGGGCGCCGCGGGTGCTGATCGCGAACTCCAACCTGGTCGGCGACTGGGCCAACTGGGAGGAGTTCCGCAAGCTCGAGGCGATGGGCCTGACGATGTACGGCCAGATGACGGCCGGCTCGTGGATCTACATCGGCACCCAGGGCATCCTGCAGGGCACCTATGAGACGTTCGCCGCGGTCGCCGCGAAGAAGTTCGGCGGTACGCTGGCCGGCACCATCACGCTGACCGCGGGACTCGGCGGGATGGGCGGCGCGCAGCCGCTGGCCGTCACGATGAACGACGGCGTCGCGATCTGCATCGACGTCGACGGCAGCCGGATCGACCGCCGGATCGAGCACCGGTACCTCGATGTGCGGGCCAAGGACCTGAGCGACGCGCTGCGGCTGGCCGAAGAGGCCAAGAAGGCTCGCCGGCCGCTGTCGATCGGCCTGCTGGGCAACGCCGCGGTGATCGTGCCGGAGCTGCTCGAGCTGGGCGCGCCGATCGACATCGTCACCGACCAGACCTCGGCCCACGACCCGCTGATGTACCTGCCGGTGGGCGTGGACTTCGACGACTGGACGACGGCCCGCGAGAAGGACCCGGCCGGCTTCACCGAGCGCGCGCAGGCCTCGATGGCCAGGCACGTCGCGGCGATGGTCGGCTTCCAGGACGCGGGTGCCGAGGTGTTCGACTACGGCAACTCGATCCGGGACGAGGCGCGGAAGGCCGGCTACAACCGGGCATTTGAGTTCCCGGGCTTCGTACCGGCGTACATCCGGCCGTTGTTCTGTGAGGGTAAGGGCCCGTTCCGGTGGGCCGCGCTCTCCGGAAACCCCAAGGACATTCACAAGACCGACCAGGCGATCCTCGACCTGTTCCCGGAGAACGAGCACCTGACCCGGTGGATCAAGATGGCGCAGGAGCGGGTGGCCTTCCAGGGGCTGCCGGCCCGGATCTGCTGGCTCGGCCAGGGTGAGCGGGACAAGGCGGGCGTGCGGTTCAACGACATGGTCGCCTCGGGTGAGCTGGAGGCGCCGATCGTGATCGGGCGCGACCACCTCGACACCGGCAGCGTCGCCTCGCCGTACCGGGAGACCGAGGGCATGCTGGACGGCTCGGACGCGATCGCCGACTGGCCGCTGCTGAACGCGATGGTGAACGTCGCCAGCGGCGCCTCCTGGGTCTCGATCCACCACGGCGGCGGCGTCGGGATGGGCCGGTCGATCCACGCCGGCCAGGTATCGGTTGCCGACGGCACCGACCTGGCCCGGCAGAAGCTGGAACGGGTGCTGAGCAACGATCCGGCCATGGGTGTGATTCGGCATGTCGATGCCGGGTACGAACGAGCAGAAGAAGTAGCCGCTGAACGAGGCGTCAGGATCCCGATGCGGGAGAGCTGA
- a CDS encoding ABC transporter permease, which translates to MLEYLFDSFNWSGPEGITARIIQHIWYTFAALGLSALIALPIGLRIGHTRRGAFLAINIGNAARALPSLGLLMIAVLLTNQIGFLPVLIALVALGIPPILTSTYAGLSGVDPATIDAARGMGMTGREILTKVEIPIALPLIISGLRAATLQIVSTATIAALVSLGGLGRYVVDGLKLRDFPQMFSGALLVALLAILLDLLFALAGRITVSKGLRVD; encoded by the coding sequence ATGCTCGAGTACCTCTTCGATTCGTTCAACTGGTCCGGTCCGGAAGGCATCACGGCCCGGATCATCCAGCACATCTGGTACACCTTCGCGGCGCTCGGCCTGTCCGCGCTGATCGCGCTGCCGATCGGCCTGCGGATCGGCCACACCCGGCGCGGCGCCTTCCTGGCCATCAACATCGGCAACGCCGCCCGGGCGCTACCCAGCCTCGGGCTGCTGATGATCGCGGTGCTGCTGACCAACCAGATCGGCTTCCTGCCGGTACTGATCGCGCTGGTCGCACTCGGCATCCCACCGATCCTGACCTCGACGTACGCCGGGCTGTCGGGTGTCGATCCGGCCACGATCGACGCGGCGCGTGGGATGGGGATGACCGGCCGGGAGATCCTGACCAAGGTGGAGATCCCGATCGCGCTGCCGCTGATCATCTCCGGTCTGCGCGCGGCCACCCTCCAGATCGTCTCCACCGCGACGATCGCCGCGCTGGTCTCGCTCGGCGGACTCGGCCGGTACGTCGTGGACGGACTGAAGCTGCGCGACTTCCCGCAGATGTTCAGCGGCGCGCTGCTGGTGGCACTGCTGGCGATCCTGCTCGACCTGCTGTTCGCGCTGGCCGGCCGGATCACCGTTTCCAAAGGACTGCGGGTCGACTGA
- a CDS encoding GNAT family N-acetyltransferase: MGFEVRVATPGDAVGIAGVWAAAMPHLVKTARGIEAELRKTTTRVVLIAVDGDEVVGYGNVYRPAPEEVAPRVRITVQVPPAERGRGIGSALADQVSSVAVEAGAHRLLTVVADEDASKEFAARRGFEIGRRMSHSRADLSAVPAPAPVPEDLRLVDYTGVDPRRLWEAHAATAGDDPSGLSHMSPYEDWLRHDWDHPDLRLDLSAAVLAGDEVVSFVTTTADPERRVIWSNLTGTVPAYRGRGLAKVVKSAALTRSREAGFEQAFTGNDANNKPMLAVNEWLGYRVSAGAWTAEKAL, translated from the coding sequence ATGGGGTTCGAGGTGCGGGTGGCTACGCCTGGTGATGCGGTGGGGATTGCTGGGGTTTGGGCTGCGGCTATGCCTCATCTGGTGAAGACGGCTCGGGGGATCGAGGCGGAGCTTCGGAAGACGACGACCCGGGTGGTGCTGATCGCGGTCGACGGCGACGAGGTTGTTGGCTACGGGAACGTGTATCGGCCGGCTCCTGAGGAAGTGGCGCCTCGGGTGCGAATCACCGTGCAGGTGCCGCCGGCGGAGCGCGGGCGTGGGATCGGGAGTGCTCTCGCTGACCAGGTGTCCTCGGTGGCTGTGGAGGCGGGCGCTCACAGGCTGCTGACCGTCGTGGCCGACGAGGACGCGTCGAAGGAGTTCGCTGCGCGGCGTGGGTTCGAGATCGGGCGGCGGATGAGTCACTCCCGGGCCGACTTGAGCGCAGTCCCGGCGCCGGCGCCTGTACCAGAGGACTTGCGGCTTGTTGATTACACCGGGGTCGACCCTCGCCGGCTGTGGGAGGCTCATGCGGCGACGGCTGGGGATGATCCGAGCGGGTTGTCGCACATGTCGCCGTACGAGGACTGGCTGAGGCACGACTGGGACCACCCGGATCTGCGGCTGGACCTGAGCGCCGCGGTGCTGGCCGGCGATGAGGTCGTCTCCTTCGTGACGACGACTGCAGATCCTGAGCGACGGGTGATCTGGTCCAACCTGACCGGTACCGTTCCGGCGTACCGGGGTCGTGGGCTGGCGAAGGTGGTGAAGTCGGCCGCGCTCACCCGGAGCCGGGAGGCCGGGTTCGAGCAGGCGTTCACCGGCAACGACGCGAACAACAAGCCGATGCTCGCGGTCAACGAATGGCTCGGCTACCGGGTGTCGGCCGGCGCCTGGACCGCGGAGAAGGCGCTCTGA
- a CDS encoding ABC transporter permease codes for MTWIGDNLSLIWQQLSEHIYLAILPVIFGLLIAIPLGYVATRFAWLANPLIALGGVLYSLPSIALFIVLPVLLGTKVLDRINIIIALTIYAVSLLIRNVIDGLRSVPPDVRQAAIAVGYGPARRLLTIDLPIAVPVIFAGLRVVTVANISMVSVGAVIGIGGLGELFTLGFQKDFLTPVVVGVVLSLLLALLADLLIVTLQRFLTPWARVVASVKEA; via the coding sequence ATGACCTGGATCGGCGACAACCTCTCGCTGATCTGGCAGCAGCTCAGCGAGCACATCTACCTGGCGATCCTGCCGGTGATCTTCGGGCTGCTCATCGCGATCCCGCTCGGCTACGTCGCGACCCGGTTCGCCTGGCTGGCCAACCCGCTGATCGCGCTCGGCGGCGTGCTCTACTCGCTGCCCTCGATCGCGTTGTTCATCGTGCTCCCGGTGCTGCTCGGGACCAAGGTGCTGGACCGGATCAACATCATCATCGCGCTCACCATCTACGCGGTCTCGCTGCTGATCCGGAACGTGATCGACGGTCTGCGCTCGGTCCCGCCGGACGTCCGGCAGGCGGCTATCGCGGTCGGCTACGGCCCGGCCCGGCGGCTGCTCACGATCGACCTGCCGATCGCCGTACCGGTGATCTTCGCCGGTCTGCGGGTCGTCACGGTGGCCAACATCTCGATGGTCAGCGTCGGCGCGGTGATCGGCATCGGCGGTCTGGGCGAGCTGTTCACGCTGGGCTTCCAGAAGGACTTCCTCACCCCGGTCGTGGTCGGCGTGGTGCTGTCCCTGCTGCTCGCGTTGCTGGCCGACCTGCTGATCGTCACCCTGCAACGCTTCCTGACGCCCTGGGCCCGTGTGGTCGCGTCGGTGAAGGAGGCCTGA
- a CDS encoding ABC transporter ATP-binding protein: MIEFEDVTKQYPDGTVAVDTLSMRIPSNEITVFVGPSGCGKTTSLRMINRTIERSSGTISIDGEDINAGDPVTLRRGIGYVIQHAGLFPHKTVVDNVATVPKLLGWDKKKTRATAMELLERVGLDLKLAERYPAQLSGGQQQRVGVARALAADPKIMLMDEPFSAVDPIVRHQLQEELLRLQRDIGKTIVFVTHDIDEAIKLGDNVAVLKVGGKLAQFAPPSEILANPADDFVESFVGQDRGYRALTFLQIDQLEFGPLPAELVLDEAGRPAGWKNGAADLLPVGPVFTKSDSMRAALDSLLTSPTQQGVCVDETGKAIGIVDHNILAGALRS, translated from the coding sequence ATGATCGAGTTCGAAGACGTCACCAAGCAGTACCCCGACGGCACTGTCGCCGTGGACACGCTGAGCATGCGGATCCCGAGCAACGAGATCACCGTGTTCGTCGGACCTTCGGGCTGCGGCAAGACCACCTCGCTGCGGATGATCAACCGGACGATCGAGCGCAGCAGCGGCACGATCTCGATCGACGGCGAGGACATCAACGCCGGCGATCCGGTCACCCTGCGGCGCGGGATCGGTTATGTGATCCAGCATGCCGGGCTGTTCCCGCACAAGACCGTGGTCGACAACGTCGCCACGGTGCCGAAGCTGCTGGGCTGGGACAAGAAGAAAACCCGGGCCACGGCGATGGAGCTGCTCGAGCGGGTCGGTCTCGATCTCAAGCTGGCCGAGCGGTACCCGGCCCAGCTGTCCGGTGGCCAGCAGCAACGAGTCGGCGTCGCCCGGGCACTCGCGGCGGACCCGAAGATCATGCTGATGGACGAGCCGTTCAGCGCCGTCGACCCGATCGTGCGGCACCAGTTGCAGGAGGAACTGCTCCGCCTGCAACGCGACATCGGCAAGACGATCGTCTTCGTCACGCACGACATCGACGAGGCGATCAAGCTCGGCGACAACGTCGCGGTGCTCAAGGTCGGCGGCAAGCTGGCCCAGTTCGCGCCGCCGTCGGAGATCCTCGCCAACCCCGCCGACGACTTCGTGGAGAGCTTCGTCGGCCAGGATCGCGGTTACCGGGCGCTTACGTTCCTGCAGATCGACCAGCTGGAGTTCGGGCCGTTGCCGGCCGAGCTCGTGCTGGACGAGGCGGGCCGCCCGGCCGGCTGGAAGAACGGCGCCGCGGACCTGCTTCCGGTCGGCCCGGTCTTCACCAAGAGCGACTCGATGCGCGCCGCGCTCGACTCGCTGCTGACCTCGCCGACCCAGCAGGGCGTCTGCGTCGACGAGACCGGCAAGGCGATCGGCATCGTCGACCACAACATCCTCGCCGGAGCGCTGCGGTCATGA
- the hutH gene encoding histidine ammonia-lyase gives MTTQTAQGRTAQVVTVGVGPLSPADVVAVARYRAPVRIDDQALEEIAKSRAAIEALAHADTPHYGVSTGFGALATRHIAPELRAQLQRSLIRSHAAGSGPEVETEVIRALALLRLSTLATGRTGVKVETAQAYAGLLNAQLTPVVHEYGSLGCSGDLAPLSHVALAVMGEGKVRDADGNLRDTAEAMAEHGLKPVVLAEKEGLALINGTDGMLGMLVLALADLDRLLKTADIAAAMSVEGQLATDRVFAADLQALRPHPGQADSAANLRAVLNDSGIVASHRGPDCNRVQDAYSLRCSPQVHGAARATATHAASVAGYELSAAIDNPVVLPDGRVESNGNFHGAPVGYVLDFLAIAVADVASISERRTDRFLDVARNHGLNAFLADDPGVDSGHMIAQYTQAAIVSELKRLAVPASVDSIPSSAMQEDHVSMGWSAARKLRKSIDGLQRVLAVEILTAARAIDMRAPLEPSPATGAVRSKLRELVEGPGTDRHLAPEIEHSVQLVADGTYLSAVEAVTGPLS, from the coding sequence GTGACCACGCAAACAGCTCAGGGGCGAACAGCCCAGGTAGTGACAGTCGGTGTCGGGCCGCTCAGCCCGGCGGACGTCGTCGCGGTGGCGCGCTACCGGGCGCCCGTGCGGATCGACGACCAGGCACTCGAGGAGATCGCGAAGTCGCGGGCGGCGATCGAGGCGCTCGCGCATGCGGACACCCCGCACTACGGGGTCTCCACCGGATTCGGCGCACTCGCGACGCGGCACATCGCGCCCGAGCTCCGCGCCCAGTTGCAGCGCAGCCTCATCCGGTCGCACGCGGCCGGCTCCGGCCCCGAGGTCGAGACCGAGGTGATCCGCGCACTCGCGCTGCTGCGGCTCTCGACGCTGGCCACCGGCCGTACCGGAGTGAAGGTCGAGACCGCCCAGGCGTACGCCGGCCTGCTGAACGCTCAGCTGACCCCGGTCGTCCACGAATACGGCAGCCTCGGGTGCTCAGGCGACCTCGCACCCCTCTCCCACGTCGCGCTCGCAGTCATGGGCGAAGGCAAGGTTCGCGACGCAGACGGCAATCTCCGCGACACGGCCGAGGCGATGGCTGAGCACGGGCTCAAGCCGGTCGTCCTGGCCGAGAAGGAAGGCCTGGCGCTGATCAACGGCACCGACGGCATGCTCGGCATGCTCGTGCTCGCGCTCGCCGACCTCGACCGGCTGCTGAAGACGGCCGACATCGCCGCCGCGATGAGCGTCGAAGGTCAGCTCGCCACCGATCGCGTATTCGCCGCGGACCTCCAGGCACTCCGCCCCCACCCCGGGCAGGCCGACTCTGCCGCCAACCTGCGCGCAGTACTCAACGACAGCGGGATCGTGGCAAGCCACCGCGGTCCTGACTGCAACCGCGTTCAGGACGCGTACTCGCTCCGCTGCTCCCCGCAGGTGCATGGCGCCGCCCGCGCCACCGCCACCCACGCCGCATCCGTCGCCGGCTACGAGCTCTCCGCCGCGATCGACAACCCGGTCGTACTCCCCGACGGCCGCGTGGAGTCGAACGGCAACTTCCACGGCGCCCCTGTCGGCTACGTGCTCGACTTCCTCGCGATCGCCGTCGCCGACGTCGCCAGCATCAGTGAGCGCCGGACCGACCGCTTCCTCGATGTCGCCCGCAACCATGGGCTGAACGCCTTCCTGGCCGACGATCCCGGCGTCGACTCCGGGCACATGATCGCGCAGTACACCCAGGCCGCGATCGTGTCCGAGCTCAAGCGGCTCGCAGTACCGGCCAGCGTCGACTCGATCCCGAGCAGCGCGATGCAGGAGGACCACGTCTCGATGGGCTGGTCCGCCGCCCGCAAGCTGCGCAAGAGCATCGACGGCCTGCAAAGGGTTCTGGCGGTCGAGATCCTGACCGCCGCTCGCGCGATCGACATGCGTGCACCGTTGGAGCCTTCGCCCGCCACGGGCGCAGTACGAAGCAAGCTGCGTGAACTTGTCGAAGGACCTGGCACCGACCGGCACCTGGCCCCGGAGATCGAACATTCCGTCCAGCTCGTTGCTGACGGCACCTACTTGTCCGCTGTAGAGGCCGTCACCGGCCCGCTGTCCTGA